The nucleotide window CGGAAACGACAAGGAATAAATGATACCCGCAAAAACCAACATACAAAGTGCATCCATCTTATAATCTGTAACGGTGAGAACAAACAAAACAGTCAAACTAAACAGAAAACCAAAGCTCGCCGCAATTTTTGAAAGTGGAAGATCAAACCTCAGCAAACCTATACTGACCCCAAGAAAAAACTCCGGAATAATCCTTTCCAGACCATTGTAAGTATATTCGTTCAGATCAAAATTCTCAATATTGAACCATCTGACAACGAAAAATAAAACCACCACAACAAGAATAATCCGGCCAATTAGTTTATTCATTTTTAGAACGAAAGCCGAAACAACAAATAAGAACACATAAGCAAACCATTCGTCCGACAGACTCCAGGAATGTGTGTTCCAGCTCAGTGCATCATTAAGATTCCAGGCGTGGATCATCAATAGATTTGACACAATATGATCTGTCCTGATAATCAAATCTTTCTGATGGAAAACATATTTCCCAACATACAAAAGAACCCCAACAATCAAAAAAGTCAGGATCTGAAGCGGATAGATTTTTGCAAACCGCTTGAGGAGAAAATTATAATATTTTTTGAAACTAATCTCTTCCAAAAAGAAACTTTTATAATAGGCATACGTGAGAATAAAACCACTCAACACAAAGAAAACATCTACGCCCAGATAACCTTTATCAAAAAAGAAATTATCCAGTCCGCCAATATACACGCTGAAGTGGTAAAGAAAAACCCAAAGTGCCGTGTAGAACCTTAGTCCAGTTAAATTATTTAGCATCGTCAAATTTTAAATTACCAGTAAAAATTCCCAATCATCTGCATCCCAAACGTCTGGAAAACACACAGGTAAAACAAAATTCTGAATTGATCTGCATTAATATCCTTTAGCAAAATCAAAAAATACGGCACCAAAAACAAACACGCTCTCGCCGTTTCGCCCGTGCCGTAAGCGCCCGTCAAAAGCATGGCGGATAACGCGGAAATAGCTGAGAAAAATAGAATATTAATCTTCGGATTTCCTAAAACTTCGGTTCCAGATTTCTTAGAAAAGAAAATGGCTAAAAATCCAAACGACAGGAAAAGAAAGATCTCACCAATATCCTCAAGCCTGGTCATCAAATAAATAAAAGGCTGATGAAAAAGCCTGAAGCCATCCGGATTTTCGGAATGCGAAGCTTGCAAAAAGGTTTCCAAATGACTGTAACCTGTTGTTGCCCTGATCATCAGAAAAGTCAGAACAAAAATAACCGTCGCCATCACACTCAGCCAAACAAAGTTCCATTTGCCCTTCAACACAAAATAGAAACTGAAACAGCCTAAAAACGCGAAGAGAAACAGTCCGGAAAATGTGATCAGATTGGTCAATATCAATCCTAAACTAACCAGTAGAAAAGAAACAACGTCTATTTTATTTTGATTAAAGATCCTTGCAAATCCCAGAAGAAAAATCAACGTGGAAGTCAGCACCAAAGAATCTATGGAAACCAACAGATAAATATTGACCGATGGAATCACCGCAAAGAGGAGCAACATCCACTTCTTTCTACTTCCTTCGAAGCCTAGATAATCTAAAATTTTATAAAACAAAGGAAAAGAAAAACAACCAATCGCAAAGAAAACAATAGCCAATGTTTCGATACTAGAAATATTCAAAATCCAAAAATGCAAAAGTGTCACAAACGGCGGATGCGTCTTGGTGTGTAGCTGGAAATGTTCCAGATTCTGGGTGAAATCTCTAAGCCAAACTGCGCCATCTGTAATGTTAATGGCATCAGCATAATATTGTCGTCCTTTCAGATAAAACGGTTGTAAGAAAGCAATGTCGAAATTTCCCTGACTTAGATTTCCCAAAACCACAAGAATAATAGCCACTAAAAACAAAAGATAAACATTCAGCTTTTCTGAATAGTTGAAAGCTAAAATCCCACTTATCAAAAACAGAAAGGCGAAGACAAATCCACTCCACAAAAACTGATTGGGATAGATGACAGAGATTGGAAAAAGCGGGCCAGTTCCCGTAAAACCGCCTTGCAGTTGATAATAGAAATTGGCACCTGCAATGGCAATCCATATAAAAATTGCAACAAAAAAAACCATCCAAGGGAAGTTTTTCACCGTTGCCCATTGTAATTTTTCTCCCATCCTGAGTTGTGTTTCGGGTTTTGAAGTGTCAAAAATATTAAAATTAATCCGCAATCTCTAAAATTAAATGCACACAGCCTTACAACCCGGTTTCTTCACAAAACCGAATCCTCTTAATTTTAAAAGCTTTTGATGATTTAGATTTTAGTATTCAGAATCTCAAAGACAAAAGTGGTAGAAGTCTCAAACGCTCCTCCTTGTGTGGCTCCGAGGAGAAACTGAGGCTTTTTCCCATCTTTGCTCATCAGCAACATTGGACGCTCCAGCCTTCCGAACCGATTGAGGTTTTTTGGCGGTGTGGGTTCCGTGATGTAATGTTTCATTTCCAAATAAGCAATTTCTGGTTTTGTCCATTGGATGCCGTTTTTGGTGGTGAGATGCAGGCCGTACTCGTGGTTGTAGAATCCCATATCGCGCGCCACCATATGGAATTGGCCGTTCTGTTTCCAGATGAACGCGTCTTCCAGTTGGGCATTGTTGGGCATATTGGAAAAGTCGATGACGGGATTTTCTGAGACTTTGGTGTAAGGTCCCAGTGGCGAATCTGATTTGGCCAAGCCGTATTTTCGGTTGCCTCGGACGCTTCCTTTTTGGTTGACATATTCGGCGGTGTTCCAGGATTTGTAGAACACCCAGTATTGGCCGTCGTTACCCTTCACGAAAGCAGGATTGGTGGTACAATGGTCGTCCCAGGCGCCTTCTTTCCCGGGAAGAATCAAGGGTTGTTCTGGTCTTGTCCAATCCCCATCGAGGGTTTTGCAAGTTGCCAATCCGATTCTTTTGGTATTGGTTTTCCCATTAGAATTGCCCATAAAGAAGAGTAAATATTGGTCGTCTACTTTTTTGATCAATGGATTGTGGCAAGTCGTTGCGTCCCAAAAGTCGCCACCTCCTGGCGTGAGAATGACTTGCTTGTGCTCAAATTTTTCGAAAGGTGAATTGGCCTCTGCACGGCAAATCTCGGAACCGTTGAGCCAACCGCCCATTCCTTTTTCCTTCTTCCATCGGGAGTAGAAAAGGTGGACCTTCCCATCGTCGCCCCAAATCGGGGAACTGCACCAGATGTAGTAACCTTCGAGAGAAAATTGTCGCCCGATAGGTTTCAGATTAAAGTAAGGCTTCTCGGAAAAATCAAATGTCTTGGTGAAGGATGTTCCAAAGACCACGGCTGCAACGCCTAAGGCTGAGGTCTGTAAAAAGTCTTTGCGGGTGATGTTTTTTGACGGCTTCATTGATTTGATTTTCAGCTAAATTAATGGAAATGCTTGTGGGAAGTGTCCTGCGGTTTCGGCTTTGCATCAAGTCATCTACAATTTAATGTTTTGATTTTAAGATATTTATTACAAAAAACCATTAGATCGTCCATAAATTAACTTTTGTAAATCCATTGTCTATTTTAATTTTTTAATTTCAAAGCCTTAACCAATTAAATTCACAAACGATGAGTACAAAAAACCAGATCAGCATCGCAATCCCTCAAACCGTGATTGCAGAAGTAACAGAAAAATTACAAGAATGCAGAACGCTCCTTGCGCCGTATTTGCAAGGATTGACGGCAGAAGAAAAGGAAACAATCTTCAAAATGGGAGACAAAACGGTAGCCACTGTGCAGAAAGTAAAAGACTACACCGAGATCAATCCCGAGTTTGCCCCAAGCTATATGGACAAAGCGGAGTTCCTGAAGGATGTTGCCGTAGTCACTGATCTTTCACCACTTCGGAATCTGTCCAATCAATTGGCGTCCGATCTTGGAGACACCATTATGCTGGCTGGCAGCGAAGCTCTGCTAGCTGCCCTTCTCTACTACGGAACCGTAAGAGAAGCTTCCGACAAAGGCATTGCCACTGCAAAACCAATCTACGAAGACCTCAGCAAACGATTTACAAGAAAGGGAAACAAACCAGCGCCCGAAAACAAGTAATTTTTTTTCCCCCGACCCTAAAGGGAGTAAAACATCAACAAACATTACGCAAACCACCCTTTTAGGCTCATCAACCAGTCAAAAAGGGTGGTTTTTCATACAAAAAGACTCAACAACCAACCTAAAAGGCTCGCCAACAAGCCAAAAAGGGTGGAAATCCAGGCAAAAAGGATGGTTTTTGAATCAAAAGGCTGGCAGGCGAGGGTGAAAGGGTGGTTTGTGAGTATTTTTGGGTGGAGTGGATTAAAATTTTATATTTTCTAGATAAACACTATTTCTTATACTTT belongs to Chryseobacterium sp. KACC 21268 and includes:
- a CDS encoding acyltransferase encodes the protein MLNNLTGLRFYTALWVFLYHFSVYIGGLDNFFFDKGYLGVDVFFVLSGFILTYAYYKSFFLEEISFKKYYNFLLKRFAKIYPLQILTFLIVGVLLYVGKYVFHQKDLIIRTDHIVSNLLMIHAWNLNDALSWNTHSWSLSDEWFAYVFLFVVSAFVLKMNKLIGRIILVVVVLFFVVRWFNIENFDLNEYTYNGLERIIPEFFLGVSIGLLRFDLPLSKIAASFGFLFSLTVLFVLTVTDYKMDALCMLVFAGIIYSLSFPTYFDWIFDSKKMVYLGNISFAFYMFQLTAFYLFKPLQNYMDQLSLNENISIPLELLFLILLNLLMASLAFRYFEEPARLYLVKKLKKN
- a CDS encoding glycoside hydrolase family protein, producing the protein MKPSKNITRKDFLQTSALGVAAVVFGTSFTKTFDFSEKPYFNLKPIGRQFSLEGYYIWCSSPIWGDDGKVHLFYSRWKKEKGMGGWLNGSEICRAEANSPFEKFEHKQVILTPGGGDFWDATTCHNPLIKKVDDQYLLFFMGNSNGKTNTKRIGLATCKTLDGDWTRPEQPLILPGKEGAWDDHCTTNPAFVKGNDGQYWVFYKSWNTAEYVNQKGSVRGNRKYGLAKSDSPLGPYTKVSENPVIDFSNMPNNAQLEDAFIWKQNGQFHMVARDMGFYNHEYGLHLTTKNGIQWTKPEIAYLEMKHYITEPTPPKNLNRFGRLERPMLLMSKDGKKPQFLLGATQGGAFETSTTFVFEILNTKI